The following are encoded together in the Glycine max cultivar Williams 82 chromosome 8, Glycine_max_v4.0, whole genome shotgun sequence genome:
- the HSF-15 gene encoding heat stress transcription factor 15 has product MDGAPQSAGGPAPFLLKTYEMVDDASTNDIVSWSSTNNSFVVWNPPEFARLLLPTYFKHNNFSSFIRQLNTYGFRKIHPERWEFANDEFLKDQKHLLKNIHRRKPIHSHSHPPGSLVDPERAAFEEEIDKLSREKNSLESNIRNFKQHQSTAKPKLEDFLQRLDGVDKRQKQLLNFFEKALQNPTFVEHLSRKIESMDLSAYKKRRLPQVDHVQPVAESSLVDNHSNFRMEFGNVFRQDFSNKLRLELSPAVSDMNLVSRSTQSSNEDGESSQKKLSEVEPRGVQTRTALTFAPETLELADTGASFTFKMDSCLSRRATTAESSKLISLEPSSEEGDSLSCQLNLTLASCPLQVNRNSYSARSPQIDCQEIGKLAESRFFANGKESDSGVSSNLNVAAEATNLASSQEAPSNNQVNPAPPDRVNDVFWEQFLTERPGCSDNEEAISNYRANPYDEQDEGRSTHGISRNIKNMDQLTL; this is encoded by the exons ATGGACGGTGCGCCACAATCCGCCGGTGGTCCGGCGCCGTTCCTTCTCAAGACCTACGAGATGGTGGACGATGCCTCCACCAACGACATCGTTTCTTGGAGCTCCACCAACAACAGCTTCGTCGTGTGGAACCCTCCCGAGTTCGCTCGCCTCCTTCTCCCGACCTATTTCAAGCACAACAACTTTTCCAGCTTCATCCGCCAGCTCAATACCTAC GGATTTAGAAAAATACATCCAGAGCGATGGGAATTTGCTAATGATGAGTTTCTGAAAGATCAGAAGCATCTTCTCAAGAATATACATCGCAGGAAACCTATCCACAGTCATAGTCATCCTCCAGGTTCTCTTGTAGATCCAGAAAGGGCAGCATTTGAGGAAGAAATAGACAAACTTTCCCGTGagaaaaattctcttgaatcCAATATTCGTAACTTCAAACAACATCAGTCAACAGCAAAGCCTAAGCTAGAAGATTTTCTGCAGCGATTAGATGGTGTTGACAAGAGGCAGAAACAATTGCTGAACTTCTTTGAGAAGGCTCTTCAGAATCCTACTTTCGTTGAACATCTTTCACGCAAAATTGAGTCCATGGATTTATCTGCATATAAGAAAAGGAGATTGCCTCAGGTTGATCACGTGCAACCAGTTGCCGAAAGTAGCTTGGTGGACAATCATAGCAATTTTAGAATGGAATTTGGAAATGTTTTCCGGCAAGATTTTTCGAATAAACTCAGACTGGAGTTGTCACCTGCTGTTTCAGATATGAACTTGGTATCACGTAGCACACAGAGTTCAAATGAAGATGGGGAAAGCTCACAGAAAAAGCTGTCTGAAGTAGAACCAAGAGGAGTGCAGACAAGAACAGCTCTTACATTTGCACCTGAAACATTAGAGCTTGCAGATACTGGGGCTTCTTTTACTTTTAAGATGGATTCATGTTTATCACGAAGAGCAACAACTGCTGAGAGCTCAAAACTGATCTCTTTGGAGCCAAGTAGTGAAGAAGGCGATAGTTTATCCTGCCAACTAAACTTAACTCTGGCATCTTGTCCATTGCAAGTGAACAGAAATTCATACTCAGCCAGATCACCCCAAATTGACTGTCAAGAAATTGGAAAATTGGCAGAATCAAGATTTTTTGCCAATGGTAAAGAATCTGATAGTGGTGTTTCCTCAAACCTAAATGTAGCTGCTGAGGCTACCAATTTAGCTTCATCACAGGAGGCTCCAAGTAACAACCAAGTTAACCCAGCTCCTCCAGACAGGGTGAATGATGTTTTCTGGGAACAGTTTCTTACTGAAAGGCCAGGCTGTTCTGACAATGAAGAGGCAATATCCAACTACCGAGCAAACCCATATGATGAACAAGACGAAGGACGGTCAACTCATGGAATCTCTAGAAACATTAAGAACATGGATCAACTCACACTTTGA
- the HSF-15 gene encoding heat stress transcription factor 15 isoform X1: protein MLCLGVFLAQAPENYDTQPKGFRKIHPERWEFANDEFLKDQKHLLKNIHRRKPIHSHSHPPGSLVDPERAAFEEEIDKLSREKNSLESNIRNFKQHQSTAKPKLEDFLQRLDGVDKRQKQLLNFFEKALQNPTFVEHLSRKIESMDLSAYKKRRLPQVDHVQPVAESSLVDNHSNFRMEFGNVFRQDFSNKLRLELSPAVSDMNLVSRSTQSSNEDGESSQKKLSEVEPRGVQTRTALTFAPETLELADTGASFTFKMDSCLSRRATTAESSKLISLEPSSEEGDSLSCQLNLTLASCPLQVNRNSYSARSPQIDCQEIGKLAESRFFANGKESDSGVSSNLNVAAEATNLASSQEAPSNNQVNPAPPDRVNDVFWEQFLTERPGCSDNEEAISNYRANPYDEQDEGRSTHGISRNIKNMDQLTL from the exons ATGCTGTGCCTTGGGGTATTCCTTGCTCAAGCGCCAGAAAATTATGACACTCAGCCGAAG GGATTTAGAAAAATACATCCAGAGCGATGGGAATTTGCTAATGATGAGTTTCTGAAAGATCAGAAGCATCTTCTCAAGAATATACATCGCAGGAAACCTATCCACAGTCATAGTCATCCTCCAGGTTCTCTTGTAGATCCAGAAAGGGCAGCATTTGAGGAAGAAATAGACAAACTTTCCCGTGagaaaaattctcttgaatcCAATATTCGTAACTTCAAACAACATCAGTCAACAGCAAAGCCTAAGCTAGAAGATTTTCTGCAGCGATTAGATGGTGTTGACAAGAGGCAGAAACAATTGCTGAACTTCTTTGAGAAGGCTCTTCAGAATCCTACTTTCGTTGAACATCTTTCACGCAAAATTGAGTCCATGGATTTATCTGCATATAAGAAAAGGAGATTGCCTCAGGTTGATCACGTGCAACCAGTTGCCGAAAGTAGCTTGGTGGACAATCATAGCAATTTTAGAATGGAATTTGGAAATGTTTTCCGGCAAGATTTTTCGAATAAACTCAGACTGGAGTTGTCACCTGCTGTTTCAGATATGAACTTGGTATCACGTAGCACACAGAGTTCAAATGAAGATGGGGAAAGCTCACAGAAAAAGCTGTCTGAAGTAGAACCAAGAGGAGTGCAGACAAGAACAGCTCTTACATTTGCACCTGAAACATTAGAGCTTGCAGATACTGGGGCTTCTTTTACTTTTAAGATGGATTCATGTTTATCACGAAGAGCAACAACTGCTGAGAGCTCAAAACTGATCTCTTTGGAGCCAAGTAGTGAAGAAGGCGATAGTTTATCCTGCCAACTAAACTTAACTCTGGCATCTTGTCCATTGCAAGTGAACAGAAATTCATACTCAGCCAGATCACCCCAAATTGACTGTCAAGAAATTGGAAAATTGGCAGAATCAAGATTTTTTGCCAATGGTAAAGAATCTGATAGTGGTGTTTCCTCAAACCTAAATGTAGCTGCTGAGGCTACCAATTTAGCTTCATCACAGGAGGCTCCAAGTAACAACCAAGTTAACCCAGCTCCTCCAGACAGGGTGAATGATGTTTTCTGGGAACAGTTTCTTACTGAAAGGCCAGGCTGTTCTGACAATGAAGAGGCAATATCCAACTACCGAGCAAACCCATATGATGAACAAGACGAAGGACGGTCAACTCATGGAATCTCTAGAAACATTAAGAACATGGATCAACTCACACTTTGA
- the HSF-15 gene encoding heat stress transcription factor 15 isoform X2, with amino-acid sequence MCSKVLNPGFCYSIIDKGFRKIHPERWEFANDEFLKDQKHLLKNIHRRKPIHSHSHPPGSLVDPERAAFEEEIDKLSREKNSLESNIRNFKQHQSTAKPKLEDFLQRLDGVDKRQKQLLNFFEKALQNPTFVEHLSRKIESMDLSAYKKRRLPQVDHVQPVAESSLVDNHSNFRMEFGNVFRQDFSNKLRLELSPAVSDMNLVSRSTQSSNEDGESSQKKLSEVEPRGVQTRTALTFAPETLELADTGASFTFKMDSCLSRRATTAESSKLISLEPSSEEGDSLSCQLNLTLASCPLQVNRNSYSARSPQIDCQEIGKLAESRFFANGKESDSGVSSNLNVAAEATNLASSQEAPSNNQVNPAPPDRVNDVFWEQFLTERPGCSDNEEAISNYRANPYDEQDEGRSTHGISRNIKNMDQLTL; translated from the exons ATGTGTTCAAAGGTTCTTAATCCTGGATTCTGCTATTCTATTATTGACAAG GGATTTAGAAAAATACATCCAGAGCGATGGGAATTTGCTAATGATGAGTTTCTGAAAGATCAGAAGCATCTTCTCAAGAATATACATCGCAGGAAACCTATCCACAGTCATAGTCATCCTCCAGGTTCTCTTGTAGATCCAGAAAGGGCAGCATTTGAGGAAGAAATAGACAAACTTTCCCGTGagaaaaattctcttgaatcCAATATTCGTAACTTCAAACAACATCAGTCAACAGCAAAGCCTAAGCTAGAAGATTTTCTGCAGCGATTAGATGGTGTTGACAAGAGGCAGAAACAATTGCTGAACTTCTTTGAGAAGGCTCTTCAGAATCCTACTTTCGTTGAACATCTTTCACGCAAAATTGAGTCCATGGATTTATCTGCATATAAGAAAAGGAGATTGCCTCAGGTTGATCACGTGCAACCAGTTGCCGAAAGTAGCTTGGTGGACAATCATAGCAATTTTAGAATGGAATTTGGAAATGTTTTCCGGCAAGATTTTTCGAATAAACTCAGACTGGAGTTGTCACCTGCTGTTTCAGATATGAACTTGGTATCACGTAGCACACAGAGTTCAAATGAAGATGGGGAAAGCTCACAGAAAAAGCTGTCTGAAGTAGAACCAAGAGGAGTGCAGACAAGAACAGCTCTTACATTTGCACCTGAAACATTAGAGCTTGCAGATACTGGGGCTTCTTTTACTTTTAAGATGGATTCATGTTTATCACGAAGAGCAACAACTGCTGAGAGCTCAAAACTGATCTCTTTGGAGCCAAGTAGTGAAGAAGGCGATAGTTTATCCTGCCAACTAAACTTAACTCTGGCATCTTGTCCATTGCAAGTGAACAGAAATTCATACTCAGCCAGATCACCCCAAATTGACTGTCAAGAAATTGGAAAATTGGCAGAATCAAGATTTTTTGCCAATGGTAAAGAATCTGATAGTGGTGTTTCCTCAAACCTAAATGTAGCTGCTGAGGCTACCAATTTAGCTTCATCACAGGAGGCTCCAAGTAACAACCAAGTTAACCCAGCTCCTCCAGACAGGGTGAATGATGTTTTCTGGGAACAGTTTCTTACTGAAAGGCCAGGCTGTTCTGACAATGAAGAGGCAATATCCAACTACCGAGCAAACCCATATGATGAACAAGACGAAGGACGGTCAACTCATGGAATCTCTAGAAACATTAAGAACATGGATCAACTCACACTTTGA